CTGGTTGATATTCCCGGATGATGCGGGTCAACATCCTGCGCTTTTCCATGGTCACTTCCAACTCTCCATCTCCGTTTTCCAAGAAGAGAACTTTTCCCACTCCCAGTATATCAGCCGCCCGAAGTTGCTCTCCCCGCCGCAGACTTGCCAGCGCTTCTCGGGTCATTGCCGGGTCTTGGGTCCCTTTATCACCCTTCGTCAAAACCACATAGGTCACTTTTATACCCGCCTCGATCCAGAAGGCGATGGTTCCAGCGCACTGCACTTCGGCATCGTCGGGATGGGCGAATATAATCATAGCCTTATCAAAATGTAAATCTTTCACAAGCCTCCCTTCACTTTTTCGTAAATTTTTTAACCGCAGAGCACGCTGAAAACGCAGAGAGAAACATAATCAAGATTCGTATTTTACCTCTGCGCACTCTGCGATCTCTGCGGTGAATATTTTTCTTACGGATTCATCAGGCGCTGGAAATATCCCTTGGCCCCGTAAAGGGCGGCTACGGGATTGTGTCCTAAAACCCGGTCTTTAGCTACTAAAACGGTGGTCAACGCTTTGGCATTTTTTAGGAAAAGAGCATCATGGCCAACGCAGAGCCCCACGAGGATATTAAAATCCGTCCCGGCTTCATTCATAATTTCTGCCTGGGTGATAGGGTTGCACATGGTCTCATAAGTTCCCACCCTCACTTTTTGATCATCCCGGAGACCCAGGAATTCTTTGGGCACTCCGCCTACTTTACAGCAGACGGAAATGACCTCAAATCCATGTTTTTCCAAGATGCGTACGAAGGTATTTCCTTCGGAAAACAGGCCGGCGCAAAAAGCCACACCCAATTTCCGAAAGTCCATTTTTTGGGCGAATTCAATGATTTCCTCCACGCGTGTTTTCGTCGGCCTCAGCACAAATGGCTTCTCC
The Deltaproteobacteria bacterium DNA segment above includes these coding regions:
- a CDS encoding DUF1847 domain-containing protein, with amino-acid sequence MSKEIKPECALCNVEVKLCRSKEGTGPRFCPTKTKEKELQGALKKYQDQKTMRFAKAASLQEAECYVRREEKPFVLRPTKTRVEEIIEFAQKMDFRKLGVAFCAGLFSEGNTFVRILEKHGFEVISVCCKVGGVPKEFLGLRDDQKVRVGTYETMCNPITQAEIMNEAGTDFNILVGLCVGHDALFLKNAKALTTVLVAKDRVLGHNPVAALYGAKGYFQRLMNP